From a region of the Alnus glutinosa chromosome 1, dhAlnGlut1.1, whole genome shotgun sequence genome:
- the LOC133864581 gene encoding uncharacterized protein LOC133864581, which yields MSLWLGLRRVSQSFKTLICHRSSAHRPFTTQSCSRRVLFFVRNLWELHFYSAKIQKDGTLGPATMLPPIPSLGPFALTNSWTRTVLNGKIFISLTRQLVLYRSPTGLEYPLPGRFHIYSPDTGEDYTLPEAPPLPFPVKLLEFEDYNDCYFGFDTLSNEHKVLLVQTLPDSQNPLNPLKRLFWVFTRSSGSWSRIHPFPPEQVFGFPKNEEGDVIFANGAIHCIYDPKSGPSDKYILAFDMSEGQLRKIPYPDDSFSGELTQFGGYLALIENSSFFPFGSRKGLPGVEYDKLQLWILKDYKNLKWVKETIHLPFGWMKNNLLLAFDYNTGEMFLKPEVNQYFTEYFIYYNTKTGTIRHLEATGFPPWCKESVHAYVPIIEVNFDDKERQKSF from the coding sequence ATGTCTCTCTGGTTGGGTCTGAGAAGGGTTTCCCAATCCTTCAAGACCTTAATATGCCACCGTTCCTCGGCCCATCGTCCCTTCACCACTCAATCTTGCAGCCGCCGAGTCCTGTTCTTTGTCAGGAACCTGTGGGAGCTACACTTTTACTCTGCAAAAATCCAAAAGGATGGCACCCTAGGCCCTGCCACTATGCTCCCCCCAATCCCTTCCCTAGGACCTTTCGCACTCACCAATTCATGGACGAGGACAGTCCTCAACGGTAAGATCTTCATTTCCTTGACCAGACAATTGGTCTTGTATAGATCCCCCACCGGGTTGGAATACCCTCTTCCCGGTCGATTCCACATCTACAGTCCTGACACCGGCGAGGACTACACTCTTCCTGAGGCTCCCCCTCTCCCTTTTCCCGTTAAACTTTTGGAATTTGAAGACTATAATGATTGCTACTTTGGGTTTGATACTTTGTCCAATGAGCACAAGGTCCTCCTTGTTCAAACGCTTCCAGACTCTCAAAACCCATTGAACCCATTGAAGAGGCTTTTTTGGGTTTTCACACGGAGCAGCGGATCATGGAGTCGGATACACCCTTTTCCCCCTGAACAAGTATTTGGTTTtccaaaaaatgaagaaggagaCGTTATTTTTGCTAATGGCGCAATTCATTGTATTTATGATCCCAAAAGTGGTCCGTCAGATAAATATATATTGGCTTTTGATATGTCGGAAGGGCAACTTAGAAAGATCCCGTATCCTGATGATTCGTTCTCTGGAGAGCTAACTCAATTTGGTGGATATTTGGCTTTGATAGAAAACTCGTCATTTTTTCCATTTGGGTCGCGGAAGGGGTTGCCTGGCGTGGAGTACGACAAGTTGCAGTTATGGATATTGAAGGACTACAAGAATCTCAAGTGGGTTAAGGAAACAATTCATTTACCTTTTGGTTGGATGAAGAATAACCTTCTTCTTGCCTTCGACTATAACACTGGTGAGATGTTTCTAAAACCGGAGGTTAATCAATACTTCACTGAATACTTCATCTATTATAATACGAAGACGGGAACTATTAGGCATCTTGAAGCCACCGGATTCCCCCCTTGGTGCAAGGAGTCGGTACATGCTTACGTTCCCATCATTGAGGTTAATTTCGATGATAAGGAGAGGCAGAAAAGTTTCTAA
- the LOC133858368 gene encoding protein FAR-RED ELONGATED HYPOCOTYL 3-like, which translates to MNTTQRSESMNAFFDGYVHSQITLKEFVDQFDIALRRMVENETRADFDSFNRTIPCISPLLLEKQFQDVYTNAKFKEVHEQFGKVMTCNNSHLKSEGAISTYEVIDYGVVVGSRTIEKTFLVYLNEDELNVKCTCALFELRGILCTHSISVLMTKKVTALPSRYVLDRWRKDIKREYSMFKSSFDAIGDNPNAQLHDKIRNNLEELLSLTAGKVERCMDVMKNIDMLKEKFRELNLAPSHSSHRISAAIASSSCNEVVKSNDDVALQNNQVLSPTKVKRKGKPPKLRKVPVIEKVAKKSKILTKPSTNNNAKQKRRRNQVNLPVDPRHGLSILVRQHKYEEAFTTALQKCHVSIVNWLCSQDLVVNVISAMGEEQIEQICADLCSYAMKVKCFVLNEVVVVVFTTVVTATLYAGIASS; encoded by the exons ATGAATACCACACAgcgaagtgaaagtatgaatgcattttttgatggttatgtgcacTCACAGATcacattgaaagaatttgttgatcaaTTTGATATTGCTTTAAGAAGAATGGTCGAGAATGAAACACGTGCTGATTTCGATTCTTTTAATCGCACGATCCCATGTATAAGCCCACTCCTTTTGGAGAAGCAGTTTCAAGATGTTTACACAAatgcaaagttcaaagaagttcaTGAGCAGTTTGGGAAAGTTATGACTTGTAATAACTCTCATCTTAAAAGTGAAGGCGCAATTTCTACCTATGAAGTTATTGACTACGGTGTCGTTGTTGGAAGCCGCACGATAGAAAAAACATTTCTTGTTTACTTGAATGAAGATGAATTGAATGTGAAATGCACATGTGCATTGTTCGAATTAAGAGGCATCTTATGCACTCATTCTATTTCTGTGTTAATGACAAAGAAAGTGACAGCGTTGCCATCAAGATATGTTCTTGACAGATGGAGGAAGGATATAAAGCGAGAGTATTCTATGTTTAAAAGTAGTTTTGATGCTATTGGTGATAATCCTAATGCCCAACTACAtgacaaaattagaaataatTTGGAGGAATTACTATCGCTCACAGCAGGAAAAGTGGAACGTTGCATGGATGTgatgaaaaatattgatatgtTAAAGGAGAAATTTCGTGAATTAAACCTTGCGCCAAGTCACTCTTCCCATCGCATTTCAGCTGCTATTGCATCTTCTAGCTGTAATGAAGTCGTTAAAAGTAATGATGATGTGGCATTGCAAAATAATCAGGTGCTTAGTCCTACTAAGGTTAAACGTAAAGGGAAGCCACCAAAATTGAGAAAGGTGCCCGTTATAGAAAAAGTAGCCAAGAAatccaaaatattaacaaagccATCTACAAACAACAATGCCAAACAGAAGAGACGAAGGAATCAG GTGAATTTGCCGGTTGATCCAAGACATGGGTTATCCATATTGGTTCGCCAACACAAGTACGAAGAGGCTTTCACTACAGCCCTACAAAAATGTCATGTGTCAATTGTGAACTGGCTATGCTCCCAA GACCTGGTTGTGAATGTGATATCCGCAATGGGAGAGGAGCAGATTGAGCAGATTTGTGCTGATTTGTGCTCATATG CCATGAAAGTGAAATGTTTTGTCTTGAatgaggtggtggtggtggtgttcACAACAGTGGTTACCGCGACATTGTATGCAGGAATTGCCAGCAGCTGA